In Sphingomonas sp. G-3-2-10, a single window of DNA contains:
- a CDS encoding enoyl-CoA hydratase-related protein: protein MIRTDRDGHVATLTLDRPQARNALPTAGWLALADAARALAASDVRVVILRSEVPLIFSAGADITEFSGFSEGDATRFREAMRAGIEAVASLPMPSLAVVDGGCYGAAVALILACDLRVAGEGAQFAATPAKLGIGYPREDVARLSAQIGKGNAARMLFTGEIVDAADALAMGLVELRWEDAEPLARAFADRIAANAPGAMKLLKRALADPTDIALDSDFDAAFSGEEFATGYAAFRERRRPVF from the coding sequence ATGATCCGCACCGACCGCGACGGGCATGTCGCGACCCTCACCCTCGACCGACCCCAGGCGCGCAATGCGCTGCCCACTGCCGGATGGCTGGCGCTGGCCGATGCCGCGCGGGCGCTGGCGGCGAGCGATGTGCGGGTGGTGATCCTGCGGTCCGAAGTGCCGCTGATCTTCTCCGCGGGCGCGGATATCACGGAATTTTCCGGCTTTTCCGAAGGCGACGCGACCCGGTTCCGCGAGGCGATGCGGGCGGGGATCGAAGCGGTGGCGAGCCTGCCCATGCCCAGCCTCGCGGTGGTGGATGGCGGCTGTTACGGCGCGGCGGTGGCGCTGATCCTGGCGTGCGACCTGCGCGTGGCGGGCGAGGGCGCGCAATTCGCAGCGACTCCGGCCAAGCTTGGAATCGGCTATCCGCGCGAGGATGTCGCGCGGCTGAGTGCCCAGATCGGCAAGGGAAATGCTGCCCGGATGCTGTTCACCGGGGAGATCGTGGATGCTGCGGATGCGCTGGCGATGGGGCTGGTCGAGCTGCGCTGGGAAGATGCCGAGCCGCTGGCGCGGGCCTTTGCCGACCGGATCGCGGCCAATGCGCCGGGGGCGATGAAGCTGCTCAAGCGGGCGCTGGCCGATCCCACCGACATCGCACTGGATTCGGATTTCGACGCAGCCTTTTCGGGCGAGGAATTCGCCACCGGATATGCGGCGTTTCGGGAGCGGCGGAGGCCAGTCTTTTAA
- the truA gene encoding tRNA pseudouridine(38-40) synthase TruA, with protein MTRFALTIEYDGRPFMGWQHQDHGPSVQQSIEDALHAITGEDALVHAAGRTDAGVHAFAMRAHTEIAKDIAPFRLMEALNARLRPDPVAINACEVVPDDWHARFSCIARHYEYRIVQRRAPLTFEKGLAWRIANELDSDAMHEAAQRLVGRHDFTTFRSAHCQADSPLRTLDRLDVVRTGNRISVFASARSFLHHQVRSMVGCLSLVGQGRWTPDDMAAALEARDRARLGLNAPSDGLYFVKADYP; from the coding sequence TTGACTCGCTTCGCCCTCACCATCGAATATGACGGCCGCCCGTTCATGGGCTGGCAGCATCAGGATCATGGCCCCAGCGTCCAGCAGTCGATCGAGGACGCGCTTCATGCCATCACCGGCGAGGATGCGCTGGTCCATGCCGCGGGCCGCACCGATGCCGGCGTCCACGCCTTCGCCATGCGCGCACATACCGAGATCGCGAAGGACATCGCCCCGTTCCGCCTGATGGAAGCGCTCAACGCCCGCCTCCGCCCCGATCCGGTCGCGATCAATGCCTGCGAAGTGGTCCCCGACGACTGGCACGCTCGCTTCTCGTGCATCGCCCGCCATTACGAATACCGCATCGTCCAGCGCCGCGCGCCACTGACGTTCGAAAAGGGCCTCGCCTGGCGCATCGCGAACGAACTGGATTCCGACGCCATGCACGAAGCCGCGCAGCGCCTCGTCGGACGCCACGACTTCACCACCTTCCGCTCGGCGCATTGTCAGGCCGACAGCCCCCTGCGCACGCTCGACCGGCTCGATGTGGTCCGCACCGGCAACCGCATCAGCGTGTTCGCCTCGGCCCGTTCGTTCCTGCATCATCAGGTCCGCTCGATGGTCGGCTGTCTCAGCCTTGTCGGGCAAGGCCGCTGGACCCCCGACGACATGGCCGCCGCCCTCGAAGCCCGCGACCGCGCAAGGCTCGGCCTCAACGCCCCGTCGGACGGGCTGTATTTCGTGAAGGCAGACTATCCCTGA
- the def gene encoding peptide deformylase codes for MSLLPILEVPDPRLRIVSTPVDTVDDELRALIDDMFDTMYDAPGIGLAAIQVGVPKRLIVMDLQEKEDEEGKPIREPRVFINPEILDPAEEQSVYTEGCLSVPDQYADVERPARCRVKWMDETGAAHDETFEGLLATCIQHEMDHLEGIVFIDHLSRLKREMILKKLNKARKAA; via the coding sequence ATGTCCCTACTCCCCATTCTCGAAGTGCCGGATCCCCGGCTGCGCATTGTTTCCACGCCTGTCGACACGGTGGACGACGAACTGCGCGCGCTGATCGACGACATGTTCGACACGATGTACGACGCGCCCGGCATCGGGCTGGCGGCGATCCAGGTCGGCGTGCCCAAGCGGCTGATCGTGATGGACCTGCAGGAGAAGGAAGACGAGGAAGGCAAGCCGATCCGCGAGCCTCGCGTCTTCATCAATCCCGAGATTCTCGATCCGGCCGAGGAACAGTCGGTCTATACCGAAGGCTGCCTGTCGGTGCCGGATCAATATGCCGATGTCGAACGCCCCGCGCGCTGCCGCGTGAAGTGGATGGACGAGACAGGCGCGGCCCATGACGAAACCTTCGAGGGCCTGCTCGCGACCTGCATCCAGCACGAGATGGACCATCTGGAAGGGATCGTGTTCATCGATCACCTGTCGCGGCTGAAGCGCGAGATGATCCTCAAGAAGCTGAACAAGGCGCGCAAGGCGGCCTGA
- the fmt gene encoding methionyl-tRNA formyltransferase, whose translation MRIIFMGTPEFSVPVLQALVDAGHDVVAAYSQPPRAGGRRGKALTPSPVHARAEALGIPVHTPLSFRKEPGAIEAFAGHEADVAVVAAYGLILPVAVLEAPKHGCLNVHASLLPRWRGAAPIQRAILAGDTETGVGIMQMEAGLDTGPVRLEGRTPIAARTAGELTDELSAMGARLMVQVLADLDAHPAVAQPEDGVTYATKIDKAEARLDFTQSAEQVERQIRAFNPAPGAFFELNGERFRVHAADILPLPSGERVGERGMVIDPASLPLSQPSPRWGEGFVIACAAGAIRPTLVQRAGRGVMTSQELLRGFPIPAGTQL comes from the coding sequence ATGCGGATCATCTTCATGGGCACCCCCGAATTCTCCGTCCCCGTGCTGCAAGCGCTGGTGGACGCCGGGCATGACGTCGTGGCGGCGTACAGCCAGCCCCCGCGCGCTGGCGGCCGCCGTGGCAAGGCGCTCACGCCCTCCCCCGTCCACGCCCGCGCCGAAGCGCTCGGCATCCCGGTCCACACGCCCCTGTCCTTCCGCAAGGAACCCGGCGCGATCGAAGCGTTCGCCGGACACGAAGCCGATGTCGCGGTCGTCGCTGCCTATGGCCTGATCCTGCCCGTCGCGGTTCTTGAGGCTCCCAAGCATGGCTGCCTCAACGTCCACGCTTCGCTCCTCCCCCGCTGGCGCGGCGCCGCGCCGATCCAGCGCGCGATCCTCGCCGGAGACACAGAGACCGGCGTCGGCATCATGCAGATGGAAGCCGGCCTCGACACTGGCCCCGTCCGCCTCGAAGGCCGCACCCCCATCGCCGCCAGGACCGCAGGCGAACTCACCGACGAACTCAGCGCGATGGGCGCCCGGCTGATGGTCCAGGTCCTCGCCGATCTCGACGCCCACCCGGCGGTCGCCCAGCCCGAGGACGGCGTCACCTACGCCACCAAGATCGACAAGGCCGAAGCCCGGCTCGACTTCACCCAGTCGGCGGAGCAGGTCGAGCGCCAGATCCGCGCCTTCAACCCCGCCCCCGGCGCATTCTTCGAGCTGAACGGCGAACGCTTCCGCGTCCATGCCGCCGATATTCTCCCTCTCCCGTCGGGGGAGAGGGTCGGGGAGAGGGGCATGGTGATCGATCCAGCGTCCCTGCCCCTCTCCCAACCCTCGCCCCGATGGGGAGAGGGCTTTGTGATCGCCTGCGCCGCCGGCGCGATCCGCCCTACCCTCGTCCAGCGGGCCGGCCGCGGCGTCATGACGTCACAGGAACTCCTCCGCGGCTTCCCCATCCCCGCCGGAACGCAGCTTTGA
- a CDS encoding NAD(P)H-hydrate dehydratase yields MIPTGAPILTADEMRAAEDQLFRTVAQEDVMEHAGTAIAMEAARFAIGRPILVLAGPGNNGGDAYVAARVLKAAGHDVVVSAMGEPQTDAARAMFRKWDGVTTSLYEARPRPFLIDGLFGTGMSRALERGPRALFADLAKAAEFVLAIDLPSGLDSDSGADLGAPRVSATVALGALKPAHVLNAGLEKCGHVLLADIGIPVDGGWRTVARPRLSAPSAYDHKYSRGMVAVVENLMPGAARLSAGAAMAGGAGYVTLMGAEPQSRIDALVRRAVSGAEDLADALNDPRIGAVVIGPGLGRDRRAEGMLKAALNAKAALVLDGDALSLLGRNAGRWLQARTAPAWLTPHSGEFERLFGEGEGSKIDRTLAAAAEAQATIIHKGGDTVIATPRGEVRVLAQASPWLSTAGTGDVLAGLLAARVAAGDGALAAAESAVWLHAAAARIAGPSFIADALIGHIPQAVSECL; encoded by the coding sequence ATGATCCCCACGGGCGCCCCGATCCTGACCGCCGACGAGATGCGCGCGGCCGAAGATCAGCTGTTCCGCACCGTCGCTCAGGAAGACGTGATGGAGCACGCGGGCACGGCGATCGCGATGGAAGCGGCGCGCTTCGCCATCGGGCGGCCGATCCTGGTGCTGGCCGGGCCGGGCAATAATGGCGGCGATGCCTATGTCGCGGCGCGGGTGCTGAAGGCGGCGGGGCATGACGTCGTGGTTTCCGCGATGGGCGAGCCGCAGACCGACGCGGCGCGGGCGATGTTCCGCAAATGGGATGGCGTCACGACTTCGCTGTACGAAGCGCGGCCGCGTCCGTTCCTGATCGACGGATTGTTCGGGACGGGCATGAGCCGGGCGCTGGAGCGCGGGCCGCGCGCGCTGTTCGCCGATCTGGCCAAGGCGGCCGAGTTCGTGCTGGCGATCGACCTGCCTTCGGGGCTGGACAGCGACAGCGGCGCCGATCTGGGCGCCCCGCGGGTGAGCGCGACGGTGGCGCTGGGGGCATTGAAGCCCGCCCATGTGCTGAATGCCGGGCTGGAGAAATGCGGGCATGTGCTGCTCGCCGATATCGGGATTCCGGTGGATGGCGGCTGGCGGACGGTGGCGCGGCCCAGGCTGAGCGCGCCGAGCGCCTATGACCATAAATATAGCCGCGGGATGGTCGCGGTGGTCGAGAACCTCATGCCCGGCGCGGCGCGGCTTTCGGCCGGCGCGGCGATGGCGGGCGGGGCGGGCTATGTCACACTGATGGGCGCCGAGCCGCAGAGCCGGATCGATGCGCTGGTGCGCCGCGCGGTGAGCGGGGCGGAAGATCTGGCCGATGCGCTGAACGATCCCCGGATCGGCGCGGTGGTGATCGGGCCGGGGCTGGGGCGCGACCGGCGGGCCGAGGGGATGCTGAAGGCTGCGCTGAACGCCAAGGCGGCGCTGGTGCTGGATGGCGATGCGCTGAGCCTGCTGGGGCGCAATGCCGGGCGCTGGCTGCAGGCACGGACCGCGCCGGCATGGCTGACGCCGCATTCGGGCGAGTTCGAGCGGTTGTTCGGCGAAGGCGAGGGGAGCAAGATCGACCGGACACTGGCGGCGGCGGCGGAGGCGCAGGCGACAATCATTCACAAGGGCGGCGATACGGTGATCGCGACGCCGCGCGGCGAGGTTCGCGTGCTGGCGCAGGCTTCGCCTTGGCTCTCGACTGCCGGGACGGGGGACGTGCTGGCCGGGCTGCTGGCGGCACGGGTAGCGGCGGGCGACGGGGCGCTGGCGGCGGCCGAAAGCGCGGTCTGGCTTCACGCCGCTGCAGCGCGTATCGCGGGGCCTTCCTTCATTGCCGATGCGTTGATCGGCCATATCCCGCAAGCGGTTAGCGAATGTCTTTGA
- the ilvD gene encoding dihydroxy-acid dehydratase: protein MTQRFDKSRLPSRHVSVGPERAPHRSYYYAMGLTEEEIARPFVGIASAGNDSAPCNTTLDAQADAARKGVEQGGGMPRRFNTITVTDGIAMGHQGMHSSLASREVIADSVELSVRGHCYDALVGFAGCDKSLPGMMMSMLRLNVPSIFVYGGSILPGRFHGKDVSVKDVFEVVGRYAAGNCPISEVHELERVACPGHGACGGQYTANTMACVGEAIGLSLPNSNMVPAPYSTREQIAVAAGAQVMELLAANIRPRDICTREAFENAARIVAATGGSTNGGLHLPAMANEAGIEFDLFDVAEIFKTTPYCADLQPGGQYLARDMYDAGGVYMLMKSLLAEGYLHGNCMTVTGKTLAENIDQVTWNPDQKVIYDAKTPITPTGGVVGLRGSLAPEGAIVKVAGLHNLVFEGPARVFDREEPCFAAVENRTIKEGEVIVIRYEGPKGGPGMREMLSTTAALYGQGMGESVALITDGRFSGATRGFCIGHVGPEAADCGPIALIEDGDIIRIDAESGTIDLLVDEAVLAERRKLWKPRVNNYQAGALWRYAQNVGPAYKGAVTHPGASAETHVYADI, encoded by the coding sequence ATGACTCAGCGTTTCGACAAATCCCGCCTGCCCTCGCGCCACGTCTCCGTCGGCCCCGAGCGCGCCCCGCACCGCAGCTATTATTATGCGATGGGCCTCACCGAAGAAGAGATCGCCCGGCCGTTTGTCGGCATTGCCAGCGCCGGCAATGACAGCGCGCCGTGCAACACCACGCTGGACGCGCAGGCCGACGCCGCGCGCAAGGGCGTGGAGCAGGGCGGCGGCATGCCGCGGCGGTTCAACACCATCACCGTGACCGACGGGATCGCGATGGGCCATCAGGGGATGCACAGCTCGCTGGCCAGCCGCGAAGTGATCGCCGATTCGGTCGAACTGAGCGTCCGCGGCCATTGCTATGACGCGCTGGTCGGCTTTGCCGGGTGCGACAAGTCGCTGCCCGGCATGATGATGTCGATGCTGCGGCTGAATGTGCCGAGCATCTTCGTCTATGGCGGATCGATCCTTCCCGGCCGTTTCCACGGCAAGGATGTGAGCGTGAAGGACGTGTTCGAGGTGGTAGGCCGTTACGCGGCGGGGAACTGCCCGATCAGCGAGGTTCACGAGCTGGAGCGCGTGGCGTGCCCCGGCCACGGCGCCTGTGGCGGGCAATATACCGCAAACACGATGGCGTGCGTCGGCGAAGCTATCGGTTTGTCGTTGCCGAACAGCAACATGGTGCCCGCACCTTATTCCACGCGTGAACAGATCGCAGTGGCTGCGGGCGCGCAGGTGATGGAGCTGCTGGCGGCGAATATCCGCCCGCGCGACATCTGCACCCGCGAAGCGTTCGAAAATGCCGCGCGCATCGTCGCGGCGACCGGCGGCTCCACCAATGGCGGGCTGCATCTGCCCGCAATGGCGAACGAAGCGGGGATCGAGTTCGACCTGTTCGACGTGGCCGAGATCTTCAAGACCACGCCCTATTGCGCCGACCTGCAGCCGGGCGGGCAATATCTGGCGCGCGACATGTATGACGCGGGCGGCGTGTATATGCTGATGAAGTCGCTGCTGGCCGAAGGCTATCTCCACGGCAACTGCATGACCGTGACCGGCAAGACGCTGGCCGAGAATATCGACCAGGTGACGTGGAACCCCGACCAGAAGGTGATCTACGACGCGAAGACTCCGATCACGCCGACCGGCGGTGTGGTGGGCCTGCGCGGATCGCTGGCGCCCGAAGGGGCGATCGTGAAGGTCGCGGGCCTCCACAATCTGGTGTTCGAAGGTCCGGCGCGGGTGTTCGACCGTGAGGAGCCGTGCTTTGCCGCGGTCGAGAACCGTACGATCAAAGAGGGCGAAGTTATCGTCATCCGGTACGAAGGGCCGAAGGGTGGCCCGGGCATGCGCGAGATGCTGTCGACCACCGCCGCGCTTTACGGGCAGGGCATGGGCGAGAGCGTGGCGCTTATCACCGACGGGCGCTTCTCCGGGGCGACGCGAGGCTTCTGTATCGGCCATGTCGGCCCGGAAGCCGCCGATTGCGGGCCGATCGCGCTGATCGAGGATGGCGACATCATCCGGATCGACGCCGAGAGCGGCACGATCGACCTGCTGGTGGATGAGGCCGTGCTGGCGGAGCGGCGCAAACTTTGGAAGCCGCGTGTGAACAACTATCAGGCGGGCGCGCTGTGGCGCTATGCGCAGAATGTCGGTCCTGCTTATAAGGGCGCGGTAACGCACCCTGGAGCCAGCGCCGAAACCCATGTTTACGCGGATATCTAG
- a CDS encoding N-formylglutamate amidohydrolase, which produces MDAEVVEGRADDLLLLCDHASNFVPDDIDLGVEAGLLDLHIAIDIGAADVARGLAARLEAPAILGRVSRLVLDLHREPDHPNLIPHSSDGHEIPGNVEIDREERFNRFHVPYHATIEAWIAARRPAFILSIHSFTPRLNFGGSDRPWEVGILYNEDETLARPAIEWLRGQGLPTGDNEPYSGKLLNATLNRHAEAHGIPSIAIEIRNDLIRDAAGVQQWVDILSQLAAHLRNVLAYRAG; this is translated from the coding sequence ATGGATGCGGAAGTTGTCGAAGGTCGAGCGGACGACCTGCTGCTGTTGTGCGACCACGCCTCGAACTTTGTGCCCGACGATATAGATCTTGGCGTGGAAGCTGGCTTGCTCGACCTGCATATCGCGATCGACATCGGCGCGGCGGACGTCGCGCGGGGGCTGGCGGCGCGGCTGGAGGCACCCGCGATCCTGGGCAGGGTGTCGCGGCTGGTGCTCGATCTGCACCGCGAGCCGGATCATCCCAATCTGATCCCGCATTCAAGCGATGGCCATGAGATACCGGGTAATGTTGAGATCGATCGTGAAGAACGATTCAACCGGTTTCACGTCCCCTATCACGCAACCATCGAAGCATGGATCGCGGCGCGGCGTCCGGCCTTCATCCTGTCGATCCACAGCTTCACGCCCCGGCTCAACTTCGGCGGCAGCGATCGTCCGTGGGAAGTCGGCATCCTGTACAATGAGGACGAGACGCTGGCGCGGCCGGCGATCGAGTGGCTGCGGGGGCAGGGGCTGCCGACCGGGGACAATGAACCCTATTCGGGCAAGCTGCTGAACGCGACGCTGAACCGCCATGCCGAGGCGCACGGCATCCCGTCGATTGCCATCGAAATCCGCAACGATCTGATCCGCGATGCGGCTGGCGTGCAACAATGGGTGGATATTTTAAGTCAATTAGCGGCGCATTTACGTAATGTTCTTGCGTACCGCGCCGGTTGA
- a CDS encoding class I SAM-dependent RNA methyltransferase, whose product MSLNDDLIVRVAGRGDGVTGDGRHVPLAAPGDRVTAEGGLIPGPSRQTPPCKHFPACGGCQLQHLDDAAWSGFIADRIAGALGQHKLETEIRAPLLSPPKTRRRATLHAERRGRQVHLGFTEAGSHKLIDLDECWVLDPELFAMVGPMRGLLAAMMPGSRRVNVHMTLTDQGRDVLIDGLEAEGLAAAEALTGFARRHKLARLAMDEGFGPVSRWEPDPVTVTLAKGIGGGVPVPFPGGSFLQATPEGEAALVAVAQEIVGGAGAVADLFAGLGTFTFAFPKAKIYAAEAARDPIMSLKAAAGLARRQVFADHRDLFRRPVTASDLDNFGAVVIDPPRAGAKEQVEQMAASKVPVVAFVSCNPSTFARDAEILCKGGYRLDWIQPVGQFRWSTHVELAAKFSR is encoded by the coding sequence ATGTCTTTGAATGATGATCTGATCGTTCGCGTCGCCGGGCGCGGCGATGGCGTGACCGGTGACGGGCGGCATGTGCCGCTGGCGGCGCCGGGGGACCGGGTGACGGCTGAGGGCGGGCTGATCCCCGGGCCGAGCCGGCAGACGCCGCCGTGCAAGCATTTCCCGGCCTGTGGCGGGTGCCAGCTCCAGCATCTCGACGATGCGGCGTGGAGCGGCTTCATCGCCGACCGGATCGCGGGTGCGCTGGGGCAGCACAAGCTGGAGACCGAGATCCGCGCGCCGTTGCTGTCGCCGCCAAAGACGCGGCGGCGCGCGACGCTGCATGCCGAGCGGCGCGGGCGGCAGGTGCATCTGGGCTTTACCGAAGCGGGCAGCCACAAGCTGATCGATCTGGACGAATGCTGGGTGCTGGACCCCGAGCTGTTTGCGATGGTCGGGCCGATGCGCGGGCTGCTGGCGGCAATGATGCCGGGATCGCGCCGGGTGAACGTGCATATGACGCTGACCGATCAGGGGCGCGACGTGCTGATCGACGGGCTGGAAGCCGAGGGGCTGGCGGCGGCGGAAGCGCTGACCGGGTTTGCGCGACGGCACAAGCTGGCGCGGCTGGCGATGGACGAGGGGTTCGGGCCGGTTTCGCGCTGGGAGCCGGATCCGGTGACGGTGACGCTTGCCAAAGGAATTGGGGGCGGTGTTCCGGTGCCGTTTCCGGGCGGGAGCTTCCTGCAGGCAACACCCGAGGGCGAAGCGGCGCTGGTGGCGGTGGCGCAGGAGATTGTGGGCGGTGCCGGAGCGGTGGCCGATCTGTTCGCCGGGCTGGGGACGTTCACCTTCGCTTTCCCCAAGGCGAAGATCTATGCGGCCGAGGCGGCGCGCGATCCGATCATGTCGCTGAAGGCCGCGGCGGGGCTGGCGCGGCGGCAGGTGTTCGCGGACCATCGCGACCTGTTCCGCCGGCCGGTGACGGCGAGCGACCTCGACAATTTCGGCGCGGTGGTGATCGATCCGCCGCGGGCCGGGGCGAAGGAGCAGGTCGAGCAGATGGCGGCATCCAAGGTGCCGGTGGTCGCCTTTGTTTCGTGTAATCCCAGCACCTTTGCACGCGATGCGGAGATTTTGTGCAAGGGTGGCTATCGGCTGGACTGGATCCAGCCGGTGGGGCAGTTCCGCTGGTCGACGCATGTCGAGCTGGCGGCGAAATTCTCTCGGTAA
- a CDS encoding cellulase family glycosylhydrolase, whose product MITRRSILTSAAAITTTLTVPTAATAKPASFVRRDGAKLTLDGKPYRFAGANLWYLPWLGAPAVYGNRDRLRRELDTLAGIGVTNLRIAAGGEDSPLKNSVKPAFRTSGKAWNPDLVAGLDYTLAEMKQRGMHAVLYLTNFWEWSGGMMTYLSWVNGGKFMDMNDPAHPWPEFPNMTAQFYASDAAVGLYHDWVRYIVERHRGDPTIMAWQLANEPRPGGDAAVAARFGPAYNRWIQSTAKLIKSISPDHLVSTGSEGLKGAVESLDVLRAAHAFPEIDYLTAHIWPLNWSWVDAKDLPGTHHAGAAKVAEYLEQHETLAREMGKPLVIEEFGYPRDGGGYDPQASTAFRDRYYRQIYAAVLASAQKGGPVAGSNFWSWNGEGRAVHGDHRFRTGDTSWLGDPPHEPQGWYGVYDSDTTTRALIAEHAKALAAVV is encoded by the coding sequence ATGATCACCAGAAGGTCGATCCTGACCAGCGCAGCGGCCATTACGACAACGTTGACTGTGCCAACCGCCGCCACGGCGAAACCGGCCTCGTTCGTCCGCCGCGACGGTGCGAAGCTCACCCTCGACGGCAAGCCCTACCGCTTTGCCGGCGCGAACCTCTGGTATCTCCCCTGGCTGGGCGCACCCGCCGTCTATGGCAATCGCGACCGACTCCGCCGCGAGCTCGATACGCTGGCCGGGATCGGCGTCACCAACCTGCGCATCGCCGCGGGCGGGGAGGATTCGCCGCTGAAGAACTCGGTGAAGCCCGCATTCCGCACCAGCGGCAAGGCGTGGAACCCGGATCTCGTCGCCGGCCTCGATTACACCCTTGCCGAGATGAAGCAGCGCGGGATGCACGCGGTGCTCTACCTCACCAATTTCTGGGAATGGTCGGGCGGGATGATGACCTATTTGTCCTGGGTGAATGGCGGGAAGTTCATGGACATGAACGACCCCGCGCATCCCTGGCCCGAATTTCCGAACATGACCGCGCAATTCTACGCCAGCGACGCAGCGGTCGGCCTCTATCACGACTGGGTCCGCTACATCGTCGAGCGGCATCGCGGCGATCCGACGATCATGGCATGGCAGCTCGCCAACGAGCCGCGCCCCGGCGGCGACGCGGCGGTCGCGGCCCGGTTCGGCCCGGCCTATAATCGCTGGATCCAGAGCACGGCGAAGCTGATCAAGTCGATCTCGCCCGATCATCTCGTCTCGACGGGGAGCGAGGGGCTGAAGGGCGCAGTCGAAAGCCTCGACGTGCTGCGCGCCGCCCATGCCTTTCCCGAGATCGACTATCTCACCGCGCATATCTGGCCGCTCAACTGGAGCTGGGTCGATGCGAAGGACCTGCCCGGCACCCATCATGCCGGGGCGGCAAAGGTGGCGGAATATCTCGAGCAGCACGAAACGCTCGCGCGCGAGATGGGCAAGCCGCTGGTGATCGAGGAATTCGGCTATCCGCGCGACGGCGGCGGCTACGATCCGCAGGCCAGCACCGCGTTCAGGGACCGCTATTACCGCCAGATCTACGCCGCCGTCCTCGCCAGCGCGCAAAAGGGCGGACCGGTCGCGGGCAGCAATTTCTGGTCCTGGAACGGCGAGGGCCGCGCGGTGCATGGCGACCACCGCTTCCGCACCGGCGACACGTCATGGCTGGGCGACCCGCCGCATGAGCCACAGGGCTGGTACGGCGTCTATGACAGCGACACGACGACACGCGCGCTGATCGCGGAACATGCCAAGGCGCTGGCGGCGGTCGTCTAA
- the recR gene encoding recombination mediator RecR translates to MASPEIEALTQALSRLPGLGPRSARRAVLHLLKKRETALDPLLSALSQVSQRLSTCGTCGNVDTTDPCAICADPRRDARSLCVVEEVADLWALDRSRLFPGRFHVLGGKLSALEGVRPEDLSIDSLVRRIAAGGIDEVVLAMNATLEGQTTAHYIAERIETYPVRVTQLAHGLPVGGELDYLDEGTLAQALRARRPVA, encoded by the coding sequence ATGGCATCCCCCGAAATCGAAGCGCTGACTCAGGCCCTGTCGCGGCTGCCCGGTCTGGGGCCGCGTTCGGCGCGGCGGGCGGTGTTGCATCTGCTCAAGAAGCGCGAGACGGCGCTCGATCCGCTGCTCTCCGCGCTGAGTCAGGTGAGCCAGCGGCTGAGCACCTGCGGGACGTGCGGCAATGTCGATACGACCGATCCGTGCGCGATCTGCGCCGATCCGCGCCGCGATGCGCGATCGCTGTGCGTGGTCGAGGAAGTGGCGGATCTGTGGGCGCTCGACCGGTCGCGGCTGTTTCCCGGGCGCTTCCATGTGCTGGGCGGCAAGCTGTCCGCGCTGGAGGGGGTGCGGCCCGAGGATCTTTCGATCGACAGCCTTGTCCGCCGGATCGCTGCGGGCGGGATCGACGAAGTGGTGCTGGCGATGAACGCGACGCTGGAGGGCCAGACGACGGCGCATTATATCGCCGAGCGGATCGAGACCTATCCGGTGCGCGTCACCCAGCTGGCGCATGGGCTGCCGGTGGGCGGCGAACTCGACTATCTGGACGAAGGCACGCTGGCGCAGGCGCTGCGCGCGCGGCGGCCGGTGGCGTGA